In Chloracidobacterium sp., one genomic interval encodes:
- the lpdA gene encoding dihydrolipoyl dehydrogenase: MAEQFDVTIIGSGPGGYVAAVRAGHLGLKVAIIEKEKDARLGGTCGLRGCIPTKALLNAAHLYDKAHHFADFGLSVENIGFDFEKVQKYKSDIVAKNSAGVTYLMKKNKVTVFNGFGKIAGKGKVEVALADGKKETIDTKNIIIATGSVVRPIPGFETDGKTVVNSDHILELTKVPKSLIVMGSGAVGSEFASVYHRFGTDTTLVELMDRIVPLEDAEVSKELQRAFKKQGIKVETGLKLDKMEKTKSGVKVSGKNAKGETVTLEAEMLLVAVGRMAYLEGLGLENTKVKVSPKGTVEVNEFYETAEPGIYAIGDVVPTAQLAHLASKEGILVVEKIAGKKVEPIKLNLVPNCTYCDPEVASVGLTEAKAKEAGYDVKVGKFPFSASGKARILGETDGFVKIVAEKKYDEVLGVHIIGPHATELLAEACVAMALETTADELGRVIHAHPTVSESVMEAAEGVHDLTIHM, from the coding sequence GTGGCGGAACAATTTGACGTAACGATCATCGGTTCGGGGCCCGGCGGCTATGTCGCGGCGGTTCGAGCGGGGCATTTGGGTTTGAAGGTCGCGATCATCGAGAAAGAGAAGGACGCGCGGCTCGGCGGCACGTGCGGCCTGCGCGGCTGCATTCCGACAAAGGCATTGCTCAACGCGGCGCATTTGTATGACAAAGCTCATCACTTCGCAGATTTCGGTCTAAGCGTCGAGAACATCGGATTCGACTTCGAAAAGGTTCAGAAGTACAAGTCCGACATCGTTGCGAAGAATTCGGCGGGCGTAACCTATCTGATGAAAAAGAATAAGGTTACGGTCTTTAACGGCTTCGGTAAGATCGCCGGAAAAGGCAAGGTCGAGGTCGCTCTCGCCGACGGCAAAAAAGAAACGATCGACACCAAGAACATCATCATCGCTACGGGATCGGTCGTGCGGCCCATTCCGGGCTTTGAGACGGACGGCAAGACGGTCGTCAATTCGGATCACATTCTCGAACTCACAAAGGTTCCGAAGTCGCTGATCGTGATGGGCTCGGGTGCTGTCGGTTCGGAATTTGCGAGCGTTTATCACCGTTTCGGCACCGATACGACGCTTGTCGAACTTATGGACCGCATCGTGCCGCTCGAGGATGCCGAGGTTTCGAAGGAGTTGCAGCGGGCATTCAAAAAGCAGGGCATCAAGGTCGAGACCGGCTTAAAGCTCGACAAAATGGAGAAGACGAAGTCGGGCGTCAAGGTTTCCGGCAAGAATGCAAAAGGCGAGACCGTTACGCTTGAGGCCGAGATGCTGCTCGTTGCGGTCGGCCGTATGGCGTATCTCGAGGGCCTTGGGCTCGAGAACACGAAGGTCAAGGTCAGCCCGAAGGGAACCGTCGAGGTCAACGAATTTTACGAGACGGCCGAACCCGGAATCTACGCGATCGGCGACGTCGTCCCGACAGCGCAGCTCGCACACCTCGCGTCGAAAGAGGGCATTCTCGTCGTCGAAAAGATCGCCGGTAAGAAGGTCGAGCCGATCAAACTCAACCTCGTCCCGAACTGCACATATTGCGATCCCGAGGTCGCAAGCGTCGGCCTCACCGAAGCAAAGGCAAAGGAAGCGGGCTACGATGTCAAGGTCGGCAAATTCCCGTTCTCTGCGAGCGGCAAGGCTCGCATCCTTGGCGAGACAGACGGCTTTGTAAAGATCGTCGCCGAGAAAAAATACGACGAGGTGCTCGGCGTTCACATCATCGGCCCGCACGCCACCGAGCTTCTCGCCGAAGCCTGCGTCGCCATGGCACTCGAAACTACCGCAGACGAACTCGGCCGCGTCATCCACGCTCACCCGACCGTCTCCGAATCCGTAATGGAAGCCGCCGAAGGCGTCCACGACCTGACGATTCATATGTGA
- a CDS encoding VOC family protein, which produces MQKVKSFVLLVRDQQEALDFYTKKLGFAVHTDASFGEGNRWLTVCLPGQEEFEISLAPVHTDEGKAMVGKQSDADNALLGITTDDIEADIARFKANGVELEGDLIDEPYGKFIFLRDLYGNRLYLHEEK; this is translated from the coding sequence ATGCAAAAAGTAAAATCATTTGTCCTGCTCGTACGCGATCAGCAGGAGGCGTTGGATTTTTACACGAAGAAGCTAGGGTTTGCGGTGCACACTGACGCTAGCTTCGGCGAAGGCAATCGATGGCTGACGGTCTGCCTGCCTGGCCAGGAAGAATTTGAGATCTCGCTTGCGCCGGTTCACACGGACGAAGGCAAGGCAATGGTAGGTAAACAGTCAGATGCGGACAATGCATTGCTCGGGATCACAACCGATGACATCGAGGCCGATATCGCAAGGTTCAAGGCAAATGGCGTAGAACTTGAAGGTGACCTTATCGACGAGCCGTATGGAAAGTTCATCTTCCTCCGCGATCTCTACGGCAACCGGCTGTATCTACACGAAGAGAAGTAG
- a CDS encoding zinc ribbon domain-containing protein: MNKFCRKCGAEMDADAVFCNECGSAASVARSSEVTIAKSVEPLPISKTTSQPVKNSESPTSQFPKALVDSVRRRYREGYLYARTIDGFGIAYQVIGVIVAILGLILGFALGAAASNPRDSFGPDLAFLGFLPFIIGLIFGAILFITGVVVRAGAQLMKASFDSAVNNSPFLTNDDRAEMMSLSVSGGGVLDGIAFKCAKCGLDNDGKKNYCVGCGAGL, translated from the coding sequence ATGAATAAATTTTGCAGAAAGTGCGGAGCCGAAATGGATGCGGATGCGGTGTTTTGCAATGAATGCGGATCCGCTGCAAGTGTTGCTCGTTCATCTGAAGTCACAATTGCAAAGTCAGTGGAACCTTTACCGATATCTAAAACAACTTCACAACCCGTTAAGAACAGCGAATCACCAACTTCGCAATTTCCCAAAGCATTGGTGGACTCGGTCAGACGACGATATCGCGAAGGGTATCTGTACGCAAGAACTATAGACGGCTTTGGCATCGCATATCAAGTTATAGGCGTAATTGTCGCGATCTTAGGGCTGATACTTGGATTTGCACTCGGAGCAGCTGCCTCTAATCCAAGAGACTCGTTCGGGCCCGATCTGGCATTCTTGGGGTTCCTTCCTTTTATCATTGGTTTAATTTTTGGTGCCATTTTGTTCATTACCGGCGTCGTTGTAAGAGCCGGCGCACAGCTTATGAAAGCGAGTTTTGATAGCGCCGTGAACAATTCGCCGTTTTTAACTAACGATGACAGAGCTGAAATGATGTCTCTGAGTGTTAGTGGCGGCGGAGTTTTAGATGGAATTGCGTTTAAATGCGCAAAATGCGGGTTAGACAACGATGGTAAAAAGAACTATTGCGTAGGCTGCGGAGCAGGTTTGTAA
- a CDS encoding class I SAM-dependent methyltransferase — translation MRLRELQAEFAERGDATGWFDALYKESAGDNTKIPWADLEPNPYFQRWVETAGLKGDGKRALVVGCGLGDDANYLNGLGFKVTAFDISPTAIEWAKNLYPSDEIQFEVGDLFEPANDWIGAFDLVLEIYTIQPLPLEFREKAIAAVASFVAPNGELVVVTRGREDDEDPGTLPWPLSRKELSLFETHDLEQAEFVEMAPEEDGDPRRFLARFIRRQGGG, via the coding sequence TTGAGGCTACGTGAACTTCAGGCCGAATTCGCCGAACGCGGCGATGCGACAGGCTGGTTTGATGCACTTTATAAAGAATCGGCGGGCGACAATACAAAGATACCGTGGGCCGATCTTGAGCCGAACCCATATTTCCAAAGATGGGTCGAGACTGCCGGCCTGAAAGGCGACGGAAAACGGGCGCTCGTCGTTGGCTGCGGGCTTGGCGACGATGCTAATTATCTCAACGGCCTTGGCTTCAAAGTAACTGCGTTCGACATCTCGCCGACAGCGATCGAATGGGCGAAGAATCTCTATCCGAGTGACGAGATCCAATTCGAGGTCGGCGACCTTTTCGAACCGGCTAACGACTGGATCGGGGCGTTCGATCTCGTGCTCGAGATATACACGATTCAGCCGCTTCCGCTTGAGTTTCGTGAAAAGGCCATAGCGGCGGTCGCGAGCTTTGTCGCTCCGAACGGCGAACTCGTTGTCGTTACCCGCGGCCGTGAGGATGATGAAGACCCCGGAACGCTGCCGTGGCCATTGTCTCGTAAAGAGTTGTCGCTCTTTGAGACACACGATCTCGAACAAGCAGAATTTGTTGAAATGGCTCCGGAGGAAGACGGCGATCCGAGGCGGTTCCTTGCTCGTTTCATTCGGCGACAGGGCGGCGGCTGA
- a CDS encoding SUMF1/EgtB/PvdO family nonheme iron enzyme, which yields MKKLILVAFFFVFALDAAVVIAQKRPVRKTTTPKPAVTQPQPQATPLPKPKSPAEQFYVQGLKCQKEDYDCQVSNYTKAINLELNTKAVFKNRGLAYMGKEEYGKAIGDLSKAIELDKNDAEGYKDRGKAYYTVAKSNQVLDMAIRDFTSAIELEPKDAEAYKFRGTAYFTRSRFDDAKADLEKSLSLNPKDADTAARLAEVRAEAAKSPAGAPNRPQSSDDKLAEFEAWSKTKNSTKAADYWEFLQTFANGAFAKQAYDKMMEIGDPEWNKVKDSRDPYQYKAYLEKNPNGPFSGLAQTKLKSSTDALIAWEQVDKSSTAAINEFIKKYPESKQAAEADAVKEKAKKEFESKATEARAKDKTNSIGMQFAFIPAGTFEMGEPAASHTVTISKDFYIGKYEVTQAQWQAVTGSNPSYIKQCGQNCPVEAVSWDDAQVFIAKLNAKNDGFVYSLPTEAQWEYAARAGTTGDYGGTGNLDEMGWYDKNSGSTSHPVGQKQPNAFGLYDMHGNVWEWCQDWYGDYPKESVTDPKGAASGQYRVLRGGSWLSYATNARSAYRIVNAPDVRDDYIGFRVVASVR from the coding sequence ATGAAAAAACTTATCCTTGTTGCCTTTTTCTTTGTGTTTGCATTGGATGCAGCAGTCGTTATTGCCCAAAAGCGTCCGGTGCGTAAGACAACTACACCAAAACCTGCTGTAACGCAGCCGCAGCCGCAAGCGACACCCTTACCAAAGCCAAAATCTCCGGCGGAGCAGTTTTATGTCCAAGGCCTGAAGTGCCAAAAGGAAGACTACGACTGTCAGGTGTCGAACTATACAAAGGCGATCAATCTTGAATTAAACACAAAAGCCGTGTTCAAAAATCGCGGCTTGGCGTATATGGGCAAGGAAGAGTATGGAAAAGCCATCGGCGATCTCTCAAAAGCCATTGAATTGGACAAGAATGACGCCGAGGGCTACAAGGATCGCGGCAAGGCATATTATACCGTGGCTAAAAGCAATCAGGTGCTGGATATGGCGATACGTGATTTTACATCGGCGATAGAGCTTGAGCCGAAGGATGCCGAGGCGTATAAGTTTCGCGGGACGGCGTATTTTACGAGGTCGAGATTTGACGATGCAAAGGCCGATCTTGAAAAGTCTTTGAGCCTGAATCCGAAGGACGCGGACACAGCCGCGCGACTGGCTGAGGTCAGAGCCGAGGCCGCGAAATCACCCGCCGGCGCTCCGAACAGGCCTCAATCGTCGGACGACAAACTCGCCGAATTCGAAGCATGGAGCAAAACAAAAAACAGCACAAAGGCCGCGGATTACTGGGAGTTCCTGCAAACTTTCGCGAACGGTGCCTTTGCCAAGCAGGCGTATGACAAGATGATGGAGATCGGCGACCCTGAATGGAACAAGGTCAAGGACAGCCGCGACCCGTATCAATACAAGGCATATCTCGAGAAAAATCCTAACGGCCCGTTTTCCGGTTTGGCTCAGACAAAATTAAAATCCTCGACCGACGCGCTCATCGCATGGGAGCAGGTGGATAAAAGCAGTACGGCGGCGATAAACGAATTCATAAAAAAATATCCAGAATCCAAACAGGCCGCCGAGGCCGATGCCGTAAAGGAAAAGGCTAAAAAGGAATTCGAATCAAAGGCGACGGAAGCAAGGGCAAAGGATAAAACCAATTCTATCGGGATGCAGTTTGCCTTTATTCCCGCCGGGACGTTTGAGATGGGCGAGCCGGCAGCAAGCCATACCGTTACTATCAGCAAAGATTTTTACATCGGCAAATACGAAGTGACGCAGGCACAGTGGCAGGCCGTGACGGGCAGCAATCCGAGCTATATAAAACAGTGCGGCCAAAACTGTCCCGTTGAGGCCGTAAGCTGGGACGACGCGCAGGTATTTATCGCAAAGCTGAACGCAAAGAACGACGGGTTTGTTTATAGTCTGCCGACCGAGGCCCAGTGGGAATACGCGGCACGTGCTGGCACGACGGGCGATTACGGCGGCACAGGGAATCTGGATGAGATGGGCTGGTATGATAAAAACTCAGGCTCGACCTCGCACCCCGTCGGACAGAAACAGCCCAACGCATTCGGGTTATACGATATGCACGGCAACGTCTGGGAATGGTGCCAGGACTGGTACGGCGATTACCCAAAAGAAAGCGTTACCGACCCGAAAGGAGCCGCAAGCGGTCAATATCGGGTGCTTCGCGGCGGCTCGTGGCTCAGCTATGCAACTAATGCGCGTTCCGCCTATCGTATCGTCAATGCACCTGATGTCCGTGACGACTACATCGGTTTTCGGGTTGTTGCTTCCGTGAGGTAA
- the serA gene encoding phosphoglycerate dehydrogenase, protein MGVASTSYPRDKIKILLLENISNAAVSELEAGGYTQIERMGGALSEAELVRAVKGVHLVGIRSKTKITRDVIEAADKLLAVGCFCIGVNQVDLASATEKGIAVFNAPYSNTRSVAELVIGLCVMLIRKIADKNAAAHNGIWLKESKGSFELRGKTLGIIGYGNIGSQVSTMAEAMGMHVIYFDAVTKLPLGNARQTRELRELLRRSDIVTLHVPSDRTTRNMIDADALRSMRKGSILINYSRGDVVDLNAVAKALKSGKLAGAAVDVFPDEPERTGDAFTSVLQNLPNVILTPHIGGSTEEAQANIGLDVTGKLIKYVEYGTSDGSHTVPPVSLPAQAGTHRILHIHRNVPGVLGEINSRLSGRGINIAGQYLKTNDEIGYVILDVESKLSKEAFELLKDVPATVKARMVY, encoded by the coding sequence ATGGGAGTAGCTTCGACATCATATCCTCGCGACAAAATTAAGATACTTCTGCTTGAGAATATCTCTAACGCGGCGGTCTCGGAGCTTGAGGCGGGCGGTTATACGCAGATCGAGCGTATGGGCGGCGCGTTGAGCGAGGCCGAGCTGGTGAGGGCGGTCAAGGGCGTGCACCTTGTCGGTATTCGGTCGAAGACGAAGATCACGCGGGACGTGATCGAGGCGGCGGACAAGCTGCTCGCGGTCGGATGTTTTTGCATAGGTGTGAATCAGGTCGATCTCGCGTCGGCGACGGAGAAGGGAATTGCGGTCTTCAACGCTCCGTACTCGAACACGCGTTCGGTCGCCGAGTTGGTGATCGGATTATGCGTGATGCTGATACGCAAGATCGCGGATAAGAACGCGGCCGCACACAACGGAATCTGGCTCAAGGAGTCGAAGGGAAGCTTTGAGCTGCGCGGTAAAACGCTCGGCATAATCGGCTACGGCAACATCGGTTCGCAGGTCTCGACGATGGCCGAGGCGATGGGAATGCACGTCATCTATTTCGACGCGGTGACGAAATTGCCGCTCGGCAACGCACGACAGACGCGCGAGCTTCGAGAGCTTTTGCGGAGGTCCGACATCGTAACTTTGCACGTTCCTTCCGACCGCACGACGAGGAATATGATCGACGCCGACGCTCTTCGGTCGATGCGAAAAGGTTCGATCCTCATCAACTACAGCCGCGGCGATGTCGTCGATCTGAATGCGGTCGCAAAGGCGTTAAAGAGCGGCAAACTCGCGGGTGCCGCGGTCGATGTTTTTCCGGATGAACCCGAAAGAACGGGTGATGCATTCACGAGTGTCCTGCAAAATCTGCCGAACGTGATCCTGACGCCGCACATCGGCGGCTCGACCGAAGAGGCTCAGGCGAATATCGGCCTCGACGTTACCGGCAAGCTTATAAAGTATGTCGAGTACGGCACCAGCGACGGCTCACATACCGTGCCGCCCGTCTCGCTGCCCGCACAGGCCGGCACTCACCGCATACTGCACATTCACCGCAACGTCCCCGGCGTGCTCGGCGAGATCAACTCGCGTCTCTCGGGCCGCGGCATCAACATCGCCGGCCAGTATCTCAAGACCAACGACGAGATCGGCTACGTCATCCTCGATGTCGAATCGAAACTCTCAAAAGAAGCGTTCGAACTTTTGAAGGACGTTCCCGCCACCGTCAAGGCGAGAATGGTTTATTGA
- the tnpA gene encoding IS200/IS605 family transposase: MAHTYTNLIYHVVFSTEGHIRSLTKERRAELFAYLAALIKEKKGLPLIINGVEDHVHLLFELPPSVALSDVMRFLKANSSRWFKERFEIPFAWQTGFGAFSVSRSVVPKVSDYIRDQEEHHKKRGFRAEFIALLNKSGVDIDEDDLWK; this comes from the coding sequence ATGGCACACACATATACCAATCTTATTTACCACGTCGTTTTTAGTACGGAAGGCCATATCCGTTCACTCACAAAAGAACGCCGTGCCGAACTTTTTGCCTATCTCGCGGCATTGATAAAAGAGAAAAAAGGCCTTCCTTTGATAATCAACGGTGTCGAAGACCACGTTCATCTGCTCTTCGAATTGCCGCCGAGCGTCGCGTTGTCCGACGTGATGCGGTTTCTCAAAGCGAATTCGTCCCGATGGTTCAAAGAGCGATTCGAGATACCTTTCGCATGGCAAACCGGCTTTGGGGCATTCAGTGTTTCGCGTTCGGTTGTTCCCAAAGTGTCGGATTACATTCGCGATCAGGAAGAACACCACAAAAAGCGGGGTTTCCGCGCGGAATTTATCGCCCTATTAAACAAAAGTGGTGTCGATATTGACGAAGATGATCTATGGAAGTAA
- a CDS encoding type II toxin-antitoxin system HicB family antitoxin, with protein MVKDFNAVISREGDWFVAQCLEVDIASQGETEEEAIQNLNEALLLHFTPPVATILPQVHHFELEIVA; from the coding sequence ATGGTCAAAGACTTCAATGCTGTCATTTCTCGAGAGGGCGATTGGTTCGTTGCTCAGTGTTTAGAGGTCGATATCGCCTCGCAAGGCGAAACCGAGGAAGAAGCGATCCAAAATCTGAACGAAGCTCTTTTGCTCCATTTCACTCCGCCCGTTGCCACCATCTTGCCGCAAGTTCATCACTTTGAACTAGAGATCGTCGCGTGA
- a CDS encoding type II toxin-antitoxin system HicA family toxin — protein sequence MKPLPYREVRRKLLKAGFYEAGQAGSHVKFAKVVSNGMITATVPKHREVAGGTLRSILRQTQLSETEFANL from the coding sequence GTGAAGCCGCTCCCTTACCGCGAAGTCAGACGAAAACTGTTGAAAGCCGGTTTTTACGAAGCCGGCCAAGCAGGCAGCCACGTCAAATTTGCGAAAGTTGTCTCCAACGGCATGATCACAGCAACCGTTCCCAAACACCGCGAAGTCGCAGGCGGCACACTGCGCAGCATTCTCCGACAAACACAACTCTCAGAAACAGAATTCGCAAATCTTTAA